The genomic window GCATGCTGCAGGTCTCACGCATGCGCCGCGTCACGGAGATGGTCCGCCACCTGCGCGATCAGCTTGACCTGCCGGAACTGCGCGCCTCGCCGGAGGCGCGCACGCTGCTCGAAGAACTGAGCTCGTTCTCGCAGTCCACGGTGGACCGCCACATGGCCCCGGCCGGCGGGGATTCCAAACCACGTCGAGGCCGCTAGCTCGCGGCTAGTGCGTGTGTGCGCGCGTTTCCACCGCAGCCGCGGCGCATCCCTCGACCACTTCGCAGGCCGCGTGCTCGAACTGGATAGTGGTGTGGTGGATGTGGAAGCGCTGGCGCAGCCGCTCGTTCACTGCGCGCAGGATGCGCTCGCTGGCCGAGGGCGGGATATCCGGGATGCGGATGTGGCAGGAAAGCGCGTGGTGCTCCGAGCCCAGGCTCCAGACGTGCAGGTCGTGGACGCCTTCGACCCCTTCGATGGAGCGCAGATCCTGCGCGATGCGATCCAGTTCGATGCCGCGCGGCGCGCCTTCCAGCAATATGTTCAGCGTCTCCCGCAGGATGCCGAACGCGGACCACAGGATCAGGGCGCCGATGCCGAACGACAGCGCCGGGTCGATCCAGTTCTGGCCGGTCGTCAGGATGCCCCAACCGCCCGCCACCACGGCGGCGGTGGAGAGGGTGTCGCCCAATTCGTGCAGCAGCACGCTGCGCAGGTTCACATCGCGGCCGGTGCGGTAGATGGCCAGCGCGATGGTGGCGTTCATCACGATGCCGGCTGCGGCGACCGCGATCATCGGCCGAGCGTGCACTTCGACCGGCGCATACAGCCGATGCGCCGCTTCGTAGAAGAGATAGAACGTCAGGCCGGCGAGTGAGAGCGCGTTGACGAACGCCGCCAGAACGCCCGCGCGCTGGTATCCGTAGGTCTTCGATGAGCTGGGTGGGCGCGCGTGCAGGTACACCGCCACCAGCGAAAGCAGCAGTGCCAGCAGGTCGGAGACGTTGTGACCCGCCTCAGAGATCAGCGCCAGGCTGCGCGCCTGGATGCCCACTACCACGCAGACCACGATGTAGGCCAGCGTGGCCAGCAGGGAAAGCTGAAGGACCCGCGAAGCGCGATCTTCCGCGTGGGCATGCATTAGCGAAAGTCTACCGTAACTACGAACTGCGAACTTCGATTTGTGAGCCGCCAGCCGGCCTTACAGGCGCGCACCTTCGAGGCGCAAGAGCTCTTCCTTTACGTTCAATCCGCCGCCATAGCCGGTGAGCGAACCGTCCGAGCCGATGACGCGGTGACACGGCACAATGATGGCCACAGGGTTGCGGTTGTTGGCCAGGCCCACAGCGCGGAAGGCGCGCGGCTTGCCGACGGCGCGGGCCACGTCGGCGTAGGTGCGCGTGTGCCCATAAGGAATCTCCACGAGCGCCTGCCAGCAGCGCTTCTGGAATTCGGTGCCGCGCAAGTCCAGCGGCAGCGTGAACTCCCTCCGGATGCCGGAAAAATATTCCTCGAGCTGCTTCACGTAGGGCGCGGTCCTCTCCGCCGATTCCTGCCACTCGACCGGGTGCGGAGCGCGGCCGTTGCGCGACGGGTGCGCATCGCCGAACTCGAGAGCGACCAGGCCGCGCTCGGAGACCGCCACCGTGAGCGGGCCGACGGGCGAGCGAAGGTGCGAATAGTAGAAAGTCTCCATGACCATCATTGTCGCCGAAACCGAGCGCCTCCAGTTGTGCTTTCTTGCGTAAGTCATCCTCAGGATGACACCGCGACGTTCCGGGTCGTATCCTGCATCTTC from Terriglobales bacterium includes these protein-coding regions:
- a CDS encoding cation diffusion facilitator family transporter; this translates as MHAHAEDRASRVLQLSLLATLAYIVVCVVVGIQARSLALISEAGHNVSDLLALLLSLVAVYLHARPPSSSKTYGYQRAGVLAAFVNALSLAGLTFYLFYEAAHRLYAPVEVHARPMIAVAAAGIVMNATIALAIYRTGRDVNLRSVLLHELGDTLSTAAVVAGGWGILTTGQNWIDPALSFGIGALILWSAFGILRETLNILLEGAPRGIELDRIAQDLRSIEGVEGVHDLHVWSLGSEHHALSCHIRIPDIPPSASERILRAVNERLRQRFHIHHTTIQFEHAACEVVEGCAAAAVETRAHTH
- a CDS encoding methylated-DNA--[protein]-cysteine S-methyltransferase, whose product is EDAGYDPERRGVILRMTYARKHNWRRSVSATMMVMETFYYSHLRSPVGPLTVAVSERGLVALEFGDAHPSRNGRAPHPVEWQESAERTAPYVKQLEEYFSGIRREFTLPLDLRGTEFQKRCWQALVEIPYGHTRTYADVARAVGKPRAFRAVGLANNRNPVAIIVPCHRVIGSDGSLTGYGGGLNVKEELLRLEGARL